One window from the genome of Drosophila albomicans strain 15112-1751.03 chromosome 2L, ASM965048v2, whole genome shotgun sequence encodes:
- the LOC117565786 gene encoding UPF0746 protein DDB_G0281095-like, giving the protein MRQIDNLPRSTSRGIAAVSTPLTLQALDTIKTKTAAMEMQQKQREQQHDAADQTKRNDVHYLLKQLNSFSDIEEIEIVDMKQREQQQRQQQQQKQPQQQQQRQQRTTKAAAASSLELMPMSSSMLPIPGSPSTQSHKGNFMVGNGEGSDAAVARLQFDDYLFESCHYLETNYFAATYRTAMVESCSHEFRPSTTTPTSTRSDCFELHELEPPSVICKAAPPPLMASPSPPPYQAEVRMTTSGVQTELTVDSLAQLSHNGSSGSSGSGGSGSSMPRVPPFFICCYTPIDRWRARRLGAAQRAAAKHAGNPEKNGHAV; this is encoded by the coding sequence ATGCGACAAATCGACAACCTCCCACGTAGCACAAGTCGTGGCATTGCCGCCGTTAGCACTCCATTAACATTGCAAGCACTAGACACAATAAAAACCAAGACGGCGGCAATggaaatgcaacaaaaacaaagagaacAGCAACACGACGCCGCTGatcaaacgaaacgaaatgatgTGCATTATTTGTTGAAACAGTTAAATAGTTTTAGTGATATAGaagaaatagaaattgttGATATGAAGCAaagagagcagcaacagcgacagcagcagcaacaaaagcagccgcagcagcagcagcagcggcaacaacgcACAACCAAAGCCGCTGCAGCCAGCTCCTTGGAGCTGATGCCCATGTCCTCATCCATGCTGCCCATACCGGGTTCTCCGTCGACTCAGTCGCACAAGGGCAACTTTATGGTGGGCAACGGCGAGGGCAGCGATGCGGCTGTTGCACGTCTGCAGTTCgatgattatttatttgaatccTGCCATTACCTGGAGACAAACTACTTTGCCGCTACCTATCGCACTGCCATGGTCGAGAGTTGCTCCCACGAGTTTCGCCCCTCGACCACAACGCCAACGAGCACACGATCCGATTGCTTTGAGCTCCACGAACTGGAGCCACCAAGTGTCATTTGCAAGGCAGCTCCACCACCGCTGATGGCATCTCCATCACCGCCGCCGTATCAAGCGGAGGTGCGCATGACCACCAGCGGTGTGCAGACCGAACTGACGGTCGATTCGTTGGCGCAGCTCAGTCACAATGGCAGCTCGGGCAGTTCGGGTTCAGGTGGCAGCGGCAGTAGCATGCCACGTGTGCCGCCCTTTTTCATATGCTGTTACACGCCCATTGATCGATGGCGTGCCAGGCGACTAGGCGCGGCACAGCGTGCCGCCGCCAAACATGCTGGCAACCCAGAGAAGAATGGACATGCTGTCTGA